Proteins encoded by one window of Arachis hypogaea cultivar Tifrunner chromosome 1, arahy.Tifrunner.gnm2.J5K5, whole genome shotgun sequence:
- the LOC112710966 gene encoding uncharacterized protein, which produces MAMFKQALKDYFVYEGKELMYLKNEPKRIRARCAEEGCPWLVFCSHNSQSLNFQIKTFIGEHNCGRNLSSNMADRAWVTSKLVKRLVTQPLMTPKKALEYMKQDYNVHINYRMIYRAFKAAREQAIGKEREQYGKLHDYLNEIHRSNPGSTGIVDVIPQLEGRPLFNRLYISLDACKKGFKVRCRPLIGLDGCFLKGYFGGHLLSAVGQDANNSFFVIAFAVVEAENTDS; this is translated from the coding sequence ATGGCAATGTTCAAGCAAGCACTTAAGGATTACTTTGTATATGAGGGAAAAGAGCTTATGTATTTGAAGAATGAGCCAAAGAGGATTAGAGCAAGGTGTGCTGAAGAGGGTTGTCCATGGCTGGTGTTTTGCTCTCATAATAGTCAGAGTCTAAATTTTCAAATCAAGACATTCATTGGAGAGCATAACTGTGGTAGGAATTTGAGCAGCAACATGGCTGATAGAGCTTGGGTGACAAGTAAGTTGGTAAAAAGGTTGGTAACTCAACCTCTAATGACTCCGAAAAAGGCACTAGAGTACATGAAGCAGGACTATAATGTCCATATAAACTATAGGATGATATACAGAGCCTTCAAAGCTGCTAGAGAGCAAGCAATTGGAAAGGAGCGAGAACAATATGGAAAACTACATGACTACTTAAATGAAATTCACAGAAGCAATCCTGGATCCACTGGTATAGTTGATGTAATTCCTCAACTGGAGGGTCGTCCACTCTTCAATAGGTTGTACATTTCACTGGATGCTTGCAAGAAAGGCTTCAAGGTGCGCTGTCGTCCCCTGATCGGATTGGATGGATGCTTCTTAAAAGGGTACTTTGGTGGTCATCTGTTGTCAGCTGTAGGGCAGGATGCCAATAATAGTTTCTTTGTTATAGCATTTGCTGTAGTTGAAGCTGAGAACACTGATTCCTAG